ttgtgagattagatccgaacaaattatcccattcctattcaataaacagctgttttgcgaatttcacggttatatttatgatgtaatgagtaatatgagaaaggcatcattacaccactaggtggattaaaataggtttttttcatttaccaacagagttgtcattcatacagaattacctgtaatgtattgatttgtatacgtccatgcgaatttcatgcaggatacagatttaatacataacaTATtgtcaaaactatatacataattgtgcctatttctcatcctccaacgcaatacaaaaacgaacccgttttgttacaataattACTTGCTTCAGGTCTGCCGCCACttcatttcgggtgaaaactaccaacacaataaaaaatagtctagatgaacaacgtttaaTGGTGAACAACGtttaaatggttaccttccaacatcgcgaaaaagttcaatatattatcaacgtaatccaataatttattgtgatgatttattttcaaatattttgatgaaatcaggcatccctgcaagcagctgatcggtgttgacaaacgaggggaaaccaactagtaaaaaacttttacataacacaaggggtgtacagatagtaaatagtttgcgcagtacaatataggtggaactaatgcatcacgaaaaatgatttttataagaatttactcatactgtcatgtctgttagtctgtgcttatacgcccttttgaaaaattaaccgagcaaAGAGTGAATTTTAAGTGGTACACGCAACTAAAAGGAAATCGTCAATCAGAGATCATAACATataattttgtttatatatcaaatatatcagaagtgatccACCCCTTGGTACAAATGCAAGCGGTGTCAGAATGTTTGTATGTTTATTTCGTTGTCAGGTCAACGATTTCACTTTTCGCTGATCTCTGGTTGTAGAGTCACTAGATATTAAATTGGATGTACATTCTTTTTTCTCAATGATAGTAAATTTATAAATACATGACAGTTTTACAAATTGATTATACCAAGGGGAATGACAGTGTTGAGTTAATTCCGATTCCAGTTGAGAAATCAGTCTTGTGATGAAAATTCACTCATATTGCACTGTGACACTTAAAAACTCTTCGAAATGCACTTTATTCTACATTAATGCAAACAAGACATGATACATCCACATGCATCTCtacaaaatatcaacacaaataTCTCAATGGGGAGAAACGACTGACAGCTCAGTAACAAAGTTTTTTCTGTCAACCTGAATGTTTTATTGTTTAGACTTTTCTCtactttaattttaattttgctaTTTAAGTTCTTACTAGTAAGGTTCAAAACGTGAACTCTTTTTCCATTTCCGTCAAATGAAAGATAAAAAGTTACTTGCTAGTTTTGGCAAAGCGGTCATAATTTTTACATCGTGATAGattttattcatataatattACGACACATTATTGTttacaaatttatatatatttcgAATTACATGTTAATGTATTTTTATATTCTTATAAAATTCCAATATTTTCTTATTGAATTAAAACGTTTTGAGGAGGTATTGTTCGAGTGAAATAGACGGAATCATGAATGCGGAAATTAATTCGCTATTGAGCTCATTTTATCTATAGTATTCaaattgtaaaataaaaattcGTGTTGGTCTATTGAATACATCAATAGCTCCTGCAGACACAATGTACTTTCCTGGAACAGAAGAATTATTAGGAATGTGTTTTACACCTAGTACATTCAACATCAGTAGACATTAGGGTTTTTTAGAGAGCAAAATGCTTTGAAACTTCTTGCTTCCGTGCTTTGAAACTTCTTCCTTGCGTCCTGacgaatagtttcaatgttcacATTTTCAATACATGGAGTTACAAGCTATTACTCCTAGAATAATAGGTTGAATTAGAAATGAATAGACAAATAAGTCGACTTACCATCTTTCAACCTTACGAAGCGTTTGTGTTTAATTGACAGATTCGAACATGACTGGTTTAGGatttctattgaaaatgaaatcaacTCACTGATTGCTGTCAATAATATTGTTATACGTGTTGTCATAGCAGTAACCATGCTACACATGCAGCATGTTAAAAACTATtcatgaatattcatgaaaagtgTAGATAAATTGATGATATACCCAAAAAGATCTGGAAAGCGAGGCTtacttttaatatttttattatattggaAAAAATGACGCGTACGAGAATCAAGTTAAGCGAAGTTAAGTAAAACAGTGAAATGAATTACGAAGTTATTAGAAACAGTGAAATGAATTACTGTCATCCCCCTCGGATTATACAGTAAGCGACCCTTagacgtgacaatattattgtcaatccaaagtattgtcaataccgttaatccaattgacttggtaatttgagtccgcatttttcgaaaaaaatcaagcgtttggagcttcaaatatttcaactgaacattgaaacattgagagaagagttcattgcacatgtTTAGCAGTTTCCTCTCTAGAGTATTGACAATATTTTTTatcgtgtagtggaaacttaattggattgacgaaaatattgtcaaaaaaaataagaactgctcatcaatccgacagtactagagtgcctatacccagagtgacgacttctcatccgtaatgttggcaacaattcaaaacattccattagctttacattgaattgacagatcgtttgctcgtttggaactggtagttgtcacacagactaacagacatgacagtatgagtaaattcttataaaaataatttttcgtgatacactagttccacctatattgtactgcgcgttgtttttttactagttgactttccctcgtttgtcaacaccgatcagctgcttgcagggatgcctgatttcatcaaattttttgaaaatgaatcgtcacaataaatttttggattacgttgataatatatttaactttttcgcgatgttggaaggtaaccatttatttgactcaacgttgttcatctagactattttttattgtgttggtagttttcacccgaaattaagtggcggcagaccagaagcaagtaaatattgtaacaaaacgggttcgattttgtattgcattggaggatgagaagtaggcataattctgtatatagttttggaaatatgtattaaatttgtatcctgcatgaaattcgaatggacgtatacaaatcaatacattacaggtaattctgcatgaatggcaactctgttggtaaatgaaaaaaataaacaaagtatagatgacagacaggatgtttttgatagggtaacgtggcgccatcatgacacatgtgagtactgtcccaaataaaggaatattcgaaatgaccgttaaaatgattgaagaatctaatttgagtgtcctgtctgttagtctgtggttgtcattccaaacgaacagcaataaactctagacaatactttctctctatgagaggaaactgtcaaatatgtgcaatgaactcatctctcaatatttcaataatcagtggcaatatttgaagctccaaacgcttgatttgttcgaaaaacgCGGACTGCAGTTAccaagccaattggattgacgatattgacaatactttggattgacaataatattgtcacgtgtatgGGCCGGTTAAGGGTCGCTGTACATATGGATTTTTTAAGTGTTCTACCCCTAGGTTTAGACTCAATAATAACATAGTTTTACATTATCGTACATGATGGTATGCACCTATGCTATATTGAAACTACTTTGGTCATCTGTCATTACAGATTACTATAGTATTCGATGGCAGAAAGGAGGAACGTCgtcgaagaaaaagttttctttCGCTTGTGTATCAGCCAGTggtgaaaattttgttgtttttcaaGTGAAAAATCGCTTTGATCACTACAAGATGAGCGAATTTCTTAAGTCAGCGATTAACTACTTCAACACAGGCCCCGGTTGCGGGCAGGATAATGATTTTGTTGGGCAGATCGTAGAAATTGCAAACGTAAAACTGCGGATCAAACGTGTTATTGCCGAAGGTGGGTGGAAAAAAGAGTTCATCTTTAGATTGTGAATCAAGGGAATTTCCTTTCTTTGATAAGCAGAACTTTCTTCGTCAGCTCAAAATAAGGAACATTGTAGGTTTTATCGCTTGTGTAATATATGATAGCGCAAATTTAAAGATAAAAACTCGAAGTTTTGCGTTTTGAAAAGGGGAAGTGAATCAATCGTTAATGTCATTACTGCTGCTGAGTTACTATGTCCCGTTGGCTTTGCTAAAGGGTTGGAAGGGTGTCCGGTAAGGGGAGATCTTTTCCATCTGACAAAAAATACACTTCACTCTCGTACGAAAGTTACTTGATGCCTTGCTCTTTCTCTGAAGAGCTTTTGTGGATTTTCTTGTTCTCTGTTTTCCTGTGGAaaagtgttttgttttgttgtttatttttgttcaaaGTCATAAGGGGAAAATACGTGTTTTAGAATATAATGACAAATCGGTTGTAACGAAACTTGAACATTTTAGAGAAAAATTGAAGTATTAGTTTAGAAATTAAAATGATCAAGTCCTTGAAGGCACCAGAGTTAATGACAATAACCAACTTGGAGAATTTTTGATAGTTTACTTTGAAATTAGAGATTTCAAATTTGGAATTAGAATATTTCTAAAATTAACCGGTTCTTAACTCCTCACAGTGTTTCTTGTTACATAATACTGTTTTATTGTCACaaagaaattttcaataatCAAATAACTAGAGCTTATCGTTAGTAGAATTGACTGAAATTCATTTTGAAATATCTACCTATGGGTTTAACAACTTCAATCTTATTGTAGGCGGTTTTGCGTATGTTTATGTAGCTCAGGACGTCCAGACTGGCAACGAGTATGCCTTGAAGCGGTTGTTGGGTGCCGACAAGGAAGAATGCAATAACATTATCCGAGAGATCAATATGCTCAAACAGGTGTCAGGTCATCCGAACATTATAAAGTTCATAGCAGCCACGTTTATCGACCGCACTCAAAACTCCACAGCCAAGCGGGCCGAGTATCTGTTAGTGACGGAGTTGTGCAAGGGTGGTTCGCTTTATGACTGCCTAGAGCGAGAACTAGCACCGGATACTGTGCTGCGAGTGTTTTATCAGGCTTGCAAAGCGGTAGCTCATTTGCACACGCAAACGGTTCCGATCAATCACCGAGATATTAAGGTTAGTATATGCTTGTGTGGTTTTGAATAACTAGTAAAATTGGTAAATttttagattgaaaattttctcatCGGCTGCGATGGACAGCTCAAGCTATGTGATTTTGGATCAGCATCAACCGATACGTATGCTCCTGATGTTAGTTGGAATGCTCACCAGAGAGATTCGCTCGAAGATTTGCTGGGACGCTGCACAACTCCAATGTATCGTTCTCCTGAACAGCTCGATACCTGGGCCAATTATCCGATTGGTATCAAAACTGATATATGGGCTCTCGGATGCATACTGTTCTGTCTATGCTATCGAAAACATCCGTTCGAGGATTCAGCCAAGCTGAGAATAATCAATGCAAACTACACGATACCGAACGATTCGCGGTATATGTGCTTTAATGAGATTATCAAGGGATGTCTTCAGGTTGATCCGACCAAAAGATTTGATATAGTAATGACGTTAGACCGTTTAGCAGCAATATCGGAATCAAAGGGATGGCCAATAAAAGCACCGCTTGGATTGAATGGAAAACCTTTGAATACTCCACCAAGCGGTCCATCTCCCAATCCCAGCCCAATGCATTTGCCGGACGTAACGTCAATTCCTCAACATGCGCCTCCTCAACGTCCGGCACCGCCGCGGCCTGCACCGGTTGGAAATAATGCTGGGCCGCCTATGGAACGGAAGAATCCACAGCGCCCACCAGACCCGGTGCGGCCACCTCCGCCGGTAATAGCACCTGCCGCTCACCATTATCCTCATCAACCACCGATTGGAGTGCACGGCGGAGGAGGTCTTTTCTCATCAATCAAAGGAGGTGCAggaagttttttgaaaaatctgaaGGACACATCTTCGAAGGTAATGCAAACCGTACAACAAAGTATCGCTCGAACGGATTTAGATATTAGCTACATAACACAAAGAATTCTTGTTATGCCTTGTCCTTCGGAAGGTCTTGAGTCAACATACAGAACCAATCACATCGAAGATGTTAAGTTATATTTAGAGAGCAGATATCTTCCGGCGAAAATCAGCATCTATAATCTGGGTCCACGTAGTTGCCCTCGATTACCTCCACCAGTTCGTACAGTTGAGGGCAGTTTCATCTACTCACCCGTTCCAGTATCATACAAAGCTCCGAATTTGACAGGATTGTATGCATTGGCAGAGGATATGTATGGCTTTTTGAACGCCGACCCCAAGACGGTGATAGTAATTCAAAGTCCTGATTCTGGAAAGGCCCTCGCTGCCACAATGGTCTGTGCTTTGCTGGTATACAGTCAGCTGGTAACTGAACCCGAGGACGCTATGCAGATATTCGCAGTTAAACGGACTCCTCCAAGTATGAGAGCTTCAGAACTTAGATACCTTTACTATTTAGGTGATTTGGTTCGATCGGTGCCGCATTTGCCACATTATAATCCGGTAACACTGGTTTCGGTAACTGTCAGTCCCATTCCCAGGATGACAAAGGCTCGCGATGGTTGTCGAGTTTACATTGAAGTTGCTTCTGGCGATCGAATTGTTTTCAGTACACTTACCGACTATGACCGAATGCGATTATATGCTGCTACCGAGGGAAAACTTTCCCTCACATTGAATGTGACCGTCTGTGGTGATGTTACGGTAACTCTGTATCATGCTCGCAATGCCCTCGGGGGCATGGGTCGTCCTCAGGGGTTGAAAATATGTCAATTCCAACTGAACACCGGATACATTCCGGAGGAAGAAACGCTAATAAATTTCACCAAAAACGAACTGGACGATGTTCCGGACGTTGAACACGTTCCACACGGATTCAATGTTGCTTTGTCCGTATTTGTTGGCGATTCCGAGCGACCTCCTTCAACACAACCGCCTTGGACACCACCCAAAGCGCCCAGAGATCCTAAAGTTTTATTCGCTTCGCAACTAGAATACGAGGAAAATGTGGATAACTTCATTTCAAAACCAACATCCAAAGCGTCTGCAGCTCCACAACGACCACCCCCTCGTCCAGCTCCGCCTGCTTCTTCTTCGTCTTCAACAGAACCGCCCCTAGCTAATCAAACATTGGCACCAGTCATAAACGAGAGCCTGTCTACTCCAAACGATGCCGACCTTTTGAATCTTAGCAACGCTAGTCAAAACAATTCCGAAGAAACACAGCCAACTAAAGACGATGCTAGCTTTGATTTGCTAGCAGGTTTCGAACCACCGGTAATTGAGGATAGCCAATCTAATGCTAATAGTGCTCATCCGCCAGCTGGTTTGGATGACATTTTCGGTACTATCGGCACCAGTACTGGCCCGGTACCACTTCAAACCACCAAATCCAACACGGACCTGAACGGACTAAATCTTAATTTTGACAACTTTGGTGGTATCGCAAAACCGGCCGCTCCGAATGACTCTGTTCCGAATGGAGGTAATAATAATCAGTACAACAATAGTTTCGGATTCGATCCGTTCGCAGGAATCAGTGCAAGTGCATTCCACAATAGTCACCAGTCACAGCCCGCACAGGTGCAACCACCTCAACCAGCCAGTAAGGATCCTTTCGCCGATATCGGAAACCTGGCGTCCAATCTGGGTGCTGGAGGTTGGAATAAACCTGGCAATGTTCCAACTACGACACCCAGCCCAcgatctactcagttttctagTCCAACGCACCAGTATAGCGGTGCCACCACAGCCAATGTCTCCCCGAAAGCTCCTTCCACTCCAATCCATCAAATGCGAAGTCCAAATGATGCACAAAGACCGGACTACAGTCGGTCTCATTTCGAACCACCAAAACCGCCGGGACAGAGCAATGGTTCGAACGGAGGACCGAAGGAGAAATCCGGTGATATCTTTGGAGATATTCTGGGTTCTCAAGGATACTCATTCGCTAGTGGAAAAAATCAAGGACCTCGGACGATTAACGATATGCGAAAAGAAGAACAGGTTAAAGAGATGGATCCGGAGCGGCTCAAGCTAATGGAATGGGTAAGTTGTCACTGTGTGTATGGTGATGATCGGTTGACAGGAAACGGTTTTTGGCTTTGTTTATAGACTGAAGGAAAGAAAAGCAACATCAGAGCACTTCTATGCACAGTGCATACGGTTGTTTGGCCCGGTGCAAAGTGGACAAAATGCGAGATGCATCAGCTGGTCAGT
This genomic window from Malaya genurostris strain Urasoe2022 chromosome 1, Malgen_1.1, whole genome shotgun sequence contains:
- the LOC131440324 gene encoding cyclin-G-associated kinase is translated as MSEFLKSAINYFNTGPGCGQDNDFVGQIVEIANVKLRIKRVIAEGGFAYVYVAQDVQTGNEYALKRLLGADKEECNNIIREINMLKQVSGHPNIIKFIAATFIDRTQNSTAKRAEYLLVTELCKGGSLYDCLERELAPDTVLRVFYQACKAVAHLHTQTVPINHRDIKIENFLIGCDGQLKLCDFGSASTDTYAPDVSWNAHQRDSLEDLLGRCTTPMYRSPEQLDTWANYPIGIKTDIWALGCILFCLCYRKHPFEDSAKLRIINANYTIPNDSRYMCFNEIIKGCLQVDPTKRFDIVMTLDRLAAISESKGWPIKAPLGLNGKPLNTPPSGPSPNPSPMHLPDVTSIPQHAPPQRPAPPRPAPVGNNAGPPMERKNPQRPPDPVRPPPPVIAPAAHHYPHQPPIGVHGGGGLFSSIKGGAGSFLKNLKDTSSKVMQTVQQSIARTDLDISYITQRILVMPCPSEGLESTYRTNHIEDVKLYLESRYLPAKISIYNLGPRSCPRLPPPVRTVEGSFIYSPVPVSYKAPNLTGLYALAEDMYGFLNADPKTVIVIQSPDSGKALAATMVCALLVYSQLVTEPEDAMQIFAVKRTPPSMRASELRYLYYLGDLVRSVPHLPHYNPVTLVSVTVSPIPRMTKARDGCRVYIEVASGDRIVFSTLTDYDRMRLYAATEGKLSLTLNVTVCGDVTVTLYHARNALGGMGRPQGLKICQFQLNTGYIPEEETLINFTKNELDDVPDVEHVPHGFNVALSVFVGDSERPPSTQPPWTPPKAPRDPKVLFASQLEYEENVDNFISKPTSKASAAPQRPPPRPAPPASSSSSTEPPLANQTLAPVINESLSTPNDADLLNLSNASQNNSEETQPTKDDASFDLLAGFEPPVIEDSQSNANSAHPPAGLDDIFGTIGTSTGPVPLQTTKSNTDLNGLNLNFDNFGGIAKPAAPNDSVPNGGNNNQYNNSFGFDPFAGISASAFHNSHQSQPAQVQPPQPASKDPFADIGNLASNLGAGGWNKPGNVPTTTPSPRSTQFSSPTHQYSGATTANVSPKAPSTPIHQMRSPNDAQRPDYSRSHFEPPKPPGQSNGSNGGPKEKSGDIFGDILGSQGYSFASGKNQGPRTINDMRKEEQVKEMDPERLKLMEWTEGKKSNIRALLCTVHTVVWPGAKWTKCEMHQLVSAADVKKMYRKACLAVHPDKHTGTENESMAKLIFMELNNAWSEFENDATQQNLFAN